One genomic region from Arthrobacter pigmenti encodes:
- a CDS encoding phosphotransferase family protein: MSESDELALLEGRGIGPSIEAAAAVLGTTVQGWRLLRIHHRPGAGVTGIFAVQTIHAGAVLDGFLCVTTAELPGNPPRSARVAGPRGEELIAWSHPHDPLLPGMPWASDARSVGPALFGIDAANITTVSYRPLRRAVLRAEGAGSSMFLKVLRRGRAAALRDRHELLYGVGVPVPRTFDSPGKDVLVTQAANGVPLAERLMADGARDLDPLALVELLERFPPAALELPARQSWAERVRDYAKGAAAVLPAEAERITALASRVEQVVRSAPTGPLVPTHGDFYEGNLLVADGHVTGLLDVDALGPGHLVDDLACFLAHLAVLPCLDDRYVHVPAAVARFAEDFETRVDRAALNARAAGVALTLVAGAKHAAPARAGERWRQDAQRRLVVAETFLSAACN; this comes from the coding sequence ATGAGCGAGTCCGACGAACTGGCGCTCCTCGAAGGGCGCGGTATCGGCCCTTCGATCGAAGCTGCCGCGGCAGTGCTCGGAACCACCGTGCAGGGATGGCGCCTGCTCCGGATTCACCACCGCCCGGGCGCCGGAGTTACGGGAATCTTCGCTGTTCAAACCATTCATGCCGGCGCGGTTCTGGACGGATTCCTCTGCGTAACGACCGCGGAGTTGCCTGGGAACCCGCCTCGCTCTGCGAGGGTCGCCGGGCCACGCGGTGAGGAGCTCATCGCCTGGAGCCACCCGCACGACCCACTCCTGCCGGGTATGCCGTGGGCAAGTGACGCGCGGTCGGTGGGCCCGGCGCTGTTCGGTATCGATGCCGCCAACATCACCACGGTGAGCTACCGGCCGTTGCGCCGCGCGGTTCTGCGCGCCGAGGGAGCGGGAAGCAGTATGTTCCTCAAAGTACTGCGGCGCGGGCGGGCGGCTGCGCTTCGTGACCGCCACGAGCTCCTCTACGGAGTGGGTGTTCCTGTCCCACGAACCTTCGATTCGCCCGGGAAGGACGTCCTCGTCACCCAGGCTGCAAACGGAGTGCCGCTCGCGGAACGGCTGATGGCGGACGGAGCGCGGGACCTGGACCCTCTCGCGCTGGTCGAGCTGCTGGAACGGTTCCCCCCGGCCGCGCTGGAGCTTCCCGCGCGGCAGTCCTGGGCGGAACGCGTCCGGGACTATGCGAAGGGCGCTGCGGCCGTACTTCCGGCGGAAGCGGAGCGGATCACGGCGCTTGCGTCACGTGTGGAACAGGTTGTGCGATCGGCGCCGACCGGTCCGCTGGTGCCCACCCACGGCGACTTCTACGAGGGAAACTTACTGGTCGCCGACGGTCACGTGACGGGTCTGCTGGATGTCGATGCCCTTGGCCCGGGCCACCTCGTTGACGACCTCGCCTGCTTCCTCGCCCATCTCGCCGTCCTTCCCTGCCTGGACGATCGCTACGTGCACGTTCCTGCAGCTGTCGCGCGATTCGCCGAAGACTTCGAGACGCGGGTTGACCGGGCAGCGCTGAATGCGCGAGCCGCGGGGGTCGCACTCACTCTTGTCGCCGGAGCCAAGCATGCAGCACCTGCGCGCGCGGGCGAGCGCTGGCGTCAGGATGCGCAGCGACGCCTGGTTGTTGCGGAAACCTTTCTGAGCGCCGCCTGCAACTGA
- a CDS encoding GNAT family N-acetyltransferase — MWGRFAWPVTLESEDLFLRPIRHRDKREWMELRQRNLDWLSPWEASNPAPGGYLPNYHEMVRALNSQARAASALPFVITERQGGRRPIVGQLTVSGIVWGSALTATLGYWVARDRAGRGIAPTAVALATDYCFWELGLHRMEINIRPENAASLSVVRKLGFRDEGIRKDYLHIAGSWADHRSFALTADEVPGGLLRRWLAFHR, encoded by the coding sequence ATGTGGGGGCGGTTCGCCTGGCCGGTGACCCTGGAATCCGAAGACCTATTCCTTCGCCCCATTCGCCACCGCGACAAGCGGGAATGGATGGAGTTGCGGCAGCGCAACCTGGATTGGCTCTCGCCGTGGGAAGCCTCGAACCCCGCACCGGGCGGCTACCTCCCCAACTATCACGAGATGGTGCGTGCCCTGAATTCGCAGGCTCGGGCGGCCAGCGCCCTGCCGTTCGTCATCACTGAGCGGCAAGGTGGCAGGCGGCCGATCGTGGGGCAGCTGACGGTTTCCGGGATCGTGTGGGGATCGGCGCTGACGGCAACGCTCGGCTACTGGGTGGCAAGGGACCGCGCCGGACGCGGTATCGCACCCACCGCCGTCGCGCTTGCCACCGACTACTGCTTCTGGGAACTCGGGCTGCATCGCATGGAGATCAACATCCGGCCCGAGAACGCGGCGAGCCTCAGTGTGGTGCGCAAGCTTGGATTCCGCGACGAAGGCATTCGAAAGGACTACCTGCACATCGCAGGTTCATGGGCGGACCACCGCTCCTTCGCGTTGACTGCGGACGAGGTGCCTGGCGGCTTGCTCCGCCGCTGGCTTGCGTTCCATCGCTGA
- the galU gene encoding UTP--glucose-1-phosphate uridylyltransferase GalU produces the protein MTERPRVNKAVIPAAGLGTRFLPATKAMPKEMLPVVDKPAIQYVVEEAVNAGINDVLMITGRNKRSLEDHFDRVPFIEQILEDKGDHEKLAAVRVASELGDIHYLRQGDPKGLGHAVLRARLHVGDEPFAVLLGDDLIDERDELLETMIEVQAKTGGSVIALIEVDPAQISAYGCADISPMDGADYVRVNELVEKPAVDEAPSNLAVIGRYVLHPRVFDVLEQTGPGRGGEIQLTDALQTLAAAEGEGSGVYGVVFRGRRYDTGDKLSYLKAVVTLSSEREDLGPDLRAWLREFTGSLDG, from the coding sequence ATGACTGAGCGACCAAGAGTGAATAAGGCCGTCATTCCCGCAGCAGGCCTGGGTACCCGGTTCCTTCCTGCAACCAAGGCAATGCCCAAGGAAATGCTGCCCGTTGTCGACAAGCCGGCCATCCAGTACGTGGTGGAGGAAGCTGTCAACGCAGGGATCAATGACGTCCTGATGATCACCGGCCGAAACAAGCGTTCGCTGGAGGACCACTTCGACCGTGTGCCCTTCATCGAACAGATCCTCGAGGACAAAGGCGACCATGAGAAGCTCGCCGCCGTTCGCGTAGCGTCCGAGCTCGGGGACATCCATTATCTGCGCCAGGGGGACCCCAAGGGTCTGGGCCATGCGGTGCTGCGTGCAAGGCTGCATGTCGGCGATGAGCCGTTCGCAGTTCTGCTCGGCGATGACCTCATCGATGAGCGCGATGAACTACTTGAAACCATGATCGAGGTCCAGGCAAAGACCGGCGGTTCTGTGATTGCCCTGATTGAGGTCGATCCTGCCCAGATCAGTGCCTACGGTTGTGCTGATATTTCCCCGATGGACGGGGCGGACTACGTCCGGGTGAATGAACTGGTGGAGAAGCCTGCAGTTGATGAGGCGCCCTCGAACCTTGCCGTGATCGGCCGGTACGTGCTCCATCCGCGGGTGTTCGACGTACTTGAGCAGACCGGTCCGGGCCGCGGCGGCGAGATTCAGTTGACCGACGCACTGCAGACCCTTGCAGCTGCCGAGGGTGAGGGCTCCGGGGTATACGGCGTGGTTTTCCGCGGCCGTCGCTACGACACCGGGGACAAACTCAGCTACCTCAAGGCAGTGGTCACCCTGTCATCCGAACGTGAAGACCTCGGCCCCGACCTGCGGGCGTGGCTGCGGGAGTTCACCGGTTCCCTCGACGGCTAG
- a CDS encoding 5-formyltetrahydrofolate cyclo-ligase — MDSDVRLTGKEELRRALRERRTQVPEEAQRTAAASLSGHVLSWLAATSAGESSGTVAAYLSGPPEPGTGELLPALRKAGYDVVVPVCEPQYQLSWVRWEPGVELAKSPRAPLLEPVGRRFRFTELGTIQLVVVPGLAMDAAGNRLGQGGGYYDRFLAQLHAEHPAAPAIGYLYDEEVLPKGSFGATVLDMPLPGAFTPSGYRSAL; from the coding sequence ATGGACTCCGACGTTCGTCTCACTGGCAAGGAAGAACTCAGGCGTGCGCTGCGGGAACGACGCACGCAGGTACCTGAGGAGGCCCAGCGCACCGCTGCAGCCTCCCTGTCCGGGCATGTGCTCTCCTGGCTCGCCGCAACCTCGGCTGGGGAGAGTTCGGGCACGGTCGCCGCATACCTCTCCGGGCCGCCCGAGCCTGGAACCGGGGAACTGCTGCCGGCGCTCCGGAAGGCAGGGTACGACGTCGTCGTGCCTGTGTGTGAACCGCAGTACCAACTGAGCTGGGTGCGCTGGGAGCCGGGTGTTGAGCTGGCCAAGAGCCCTCGCGCGCCGCTCTTGGAGCCTGTGGGACGCCGATTCCGCTTCACCGAGCTGGGAACCATTCAGCTGGTTGTTGTTCCCGGCCTGGCGATGGATGCCGCCGGGAATCGCCTGGGTCAGGGCGGAGGCTACTACGACCGCTTCCTCGCGCAACTTCATGCCGAGCACCCTGCTGCACCCGCCATCGGTTACCTGTATGACGAGGAGGTTCTCCCGAAAGGCAGTTTCGGCGCCACTGTGCTGGACATGCCACTTCCCGGGGCCTTCACGCCGTCGGGCTACCGGTCGGCGCTGTGA